From the genome of Lotus japonicus ecotype B-129 chromosome 6, LjGifu_v1.2, one region includes:
- the LOC130723492 gene encoding stress-response A/B barrel domain-containing protein UP3-like gives MSSAASHAVEHIVLIRVKDDVEPSKVNDIRSLATLDQVRHLTVGPVLRSHATTTNATSDLRFTHLLHSRYDSKEDLEAYNAHPRHLGAVRGSLFPICGDLMAVDWFGDEDALPPHPTPGSAIRVSFLKLKDGAGGEVKDEVLDAVRKMRGGGGAISGFSCGGNFSPEWAKGLSIASLAVFPGRKELEEVDPNEWLVKVREHLESVVVVDYVLPLE, from the coding sequence ATGTCGTCGGCGGCATCACACGCCGTTGAGCACATCGTTCTCATCAGGGTCAAAGACGATGTCGAGCCCTCTAAGGTCAACGACATACGCTCCCTCGCGACATTGGACCAGGTCCGCCACCTCACGGTGGGGCCAGTTCTCCGCAGCCACGCAACCACCACCAACGCCACGTCAGACCTCCGCTTCACCCACTTGCTCCACAGCCGCTACGACTCAAAGGAGGATCTCGAAGCCTACAATGCGCACCCTCGCCACCTCGGCGCCGTCAGGGGCTCCCTCTTCCCTATCTGCGGCGACCTCATGGCCGTCGATTGGTTCGGCGACGAAGACGCGCTTCCCCCGCACCCGACGCCGGGGTCTGCCATCCGGGTGAGCTTCTTGAAACTCAAGGACGGCGCCGGCGGCGAAGTTAAGGACGAGGTTTTGGATGCTGTCCGAAAAATGAGGGGCGGTGGCGGGGCGATTAGCGGCTTCTCTTGCGGCGGAAACTTCTCGCCGGAGTGGGCGAAGGGTTTATCGATCGCTTCGCTGGCGGTTTTTCCGGGAAGGAAGGAATTGGAGGAAGTGGATCCGAATGAGTGGTTGGTTAAGGTTAGGGAGCATTTGGAaagtgtggtggtggttgatTATGTGCTTCCTTTAGAgtaa
- the LOC130726635 gene encoding transcription factor MYB1-like, with protein sequence MGRSPCCSKKGLNRGAWTSQEDKILRDYVHLHGQGKWRNLPQSAGLKRCGKSCRLRWLNYLKPGIKRGNISTDEEELIIRLHKLLGNRWSLIAGRLPGRTDNEIKNYWNTYLCKKVQDGVGGDSKTKAPSSQEKSHQPKPQSILENNNVIRTKASKCSKLLLIDPPFPCASSMQKQSDFMVELIKPEAEPLLVVDIAAANDDDEKELSTDLLLDFDIGEICLSDFFNSDFWEVPDFNHNINHDDQII encoded by the exons ATGGGAAGAAGCCCTTGTTGTTCAAAGAAGGGTTTGAATCGAGGTGCCTGGACATCACAGGAAGATAAAATACTCCGAGATTATGTTCATCTCCATGGCCAAGGAAAATGGAGAAATCTTCCTCAAAGTGCAG GTTTGAAGCGTTGTGGGAAAAGCTGTAGACTTAGATGGTTGAATTATCTGAAACCAGGTATCAAGAGAGGCAATATATCAACAGATGAAGAAGAGCTTATTATTAGACTTCACAAACTCCTAGGAAACAG ATGGTCTCTCATAGCTGGAAGACTTCCAGGACGAACAGACAACGAGATAAAGAACTACTGGAACACCTATTTATGTAAAAAAGTTCAAGATGGTGTTGGTGGTGACTCCAAAACCAAAGCCCCATCTTCACAAGAAAAGAGTCATCAGCCAAAGCCTCAATCAATACTTGAAAATAATAATGTGATTCGTACAAAGGCATCCAAGTGTTCCAAATTGTTGCTCATAGATCCTCCTTTCCCTTGCGCATCATCAATGCAAAAGCAGAGCGATTTCATGGTagaattaataaaaccagaagCAGAGCCCTTGCTTGTGGTTGATATTGCTGCAgccaatgatgatgatgagaagGAACTCTCCACAGATTTGCTCTTGGACTTTGATATTGGCGAAATTTGCTTATCAGATTTTTTCAACTCCGATTTTTGGGAGGTGCCTGACTTCAATCACAACATTAACCATGATGATCAAATAATCTAA